The Rickettsia endosymbiont of Gonocerus acuteangulatus nucleotide sequence GCTTGAAGAAAATCCTGATAGCTTTGGTAAAAGGCTAATGGAGCAGACTACTAAGGCGATAAATGAAGCAGATTTAATTTGCTTTATGGTTGATGGTAGAAGCGGAATATTGCCTGATGATAAATTACTTAGCGATTTTGTTAGAAAATATAATAAGCCGGCGGTCTTGGTAATTAACAAATGCGAAAAGGCTTTTGATTTCGATAAGGAATATTACAAGCTTGGCTTTGACAGTATGGTTGCTATTTCTGCCGAGCATGGCACAGGAATGATTGATTTATATGATGAAATTATTGCCAAATTACCCGAAGAAAATTCAGAAGAAGCAGAAATAAATGACCCAGTTAAAGGGGATTGTCTGCAAATAGTAGTAAGCGGTAGACCGAATGCCGGTAAATCTACTTTTATAAATGCTTTGATTAATGATGAAAGATTGCTAACTGGACCGGAAGCAGGGATCACTCGTGAATCAATTGAAATTGATTGGCAATATAAAGGTAATCATGTCAAATTGATTGATACGGCAGGGCTTCGTAAAAAAGCCGCTATTACAGAATCTTTAGAAAAACTATCAGCGTCGGATGCTATTAATAGTATTAAATTTGCTAATACTGTGATTTTAATGATTGATGCCTTATCGCCTTTGAAACAGCAGGATTTAAACATTGCAAGCCATGTAGCAAATGAAGGGCGAAGTATTATTATAGTAGTCAACAAATGGGATTTAGTTAAAGAATCCGAGAAAGAAGCGTTTAAAGAAGAGTTTTATTATCAGATTAATATTCATCTGCCGCAGATTAAAGGCGTTCCTGCCTTATTTATCTCAGCAAAAAATAAACAAAATATAGCCGATGTATTAGATAGCTGTATTAAGATTTATAAAACTTGGAATAAAAAAATAACTACCAGCAAATTAAATGAGTGGCTTAATTTTACTACTGAAGCACATCCTTTACCTTTGCAAAAAGGTGGTAAGCGAGTGCGTGTAAAATATATGACTCAAACAAAAACTAGACCACCTACATTCAAACTATTCTCCAATAATCCAGAAAAAATTACCGATAGCTATACAAGATATTTAGTGAATAATATGCGTGAAGCTTTCGACATGCCTGGTGTTCCTATTAGATTCATCTACGTAAAAACCAAAAATCCTTATACTCGGTGAATTTCAAAAATTGGCTATGTCGTCCTACAAGTACTCCGGTACTCACGTATTAAGTAACGGCTTCCGTTCCTCGCACTTAGGGACTCCTTGCTCTTTTCCAAGTTGATCTTCGTATGCTTTAGCTTTATAATATTTATTGTCAGTATAATTTATTTTTTGTTTTTAATCTTCATATACTAATTTCAAAACAACAAACCATTCCATTGAAAATGCAAGGACTAAGTAGAACAAAACCTATAAATTTTCTGCCCAAATTTCATTGGGGGTTTTATAACCAAAAATCTTTCTTGGCATGTTATTTAAAATCTCAGCAACATTGTCAAGACCTCTTTGTGTAACGGTAGTAATATCTGTATTTTTAGGTAAAATTCTATGAATCATAGAATTCATTTTTTCCACTAATGCTTTTTGTCTAGGGCGGTATGGATCACAAAAGAAAGTTTGAAACCCAGATAGTCTATAGGCAACATGCCCCACAAACTCTTTGCCATTATCCATAGTAATAGTCTTTCTCACACTATTTGGAAGAGTTTTTATCTTTCTTAAAAAACCATTGGTAACTGTTGTAGCTCTCTTGGAGTTATTCAGCACTAAAATAATCTTTTGACTCTTTTTATCCACCAGTGCACCAATATTCATACTTTGATTACCTTTATGAAATGTAACAAAACTTACGCTATGTTTGGTTCTAAATATCGTAAAGATGGAGAACGCAGCTGTTGTTGCATATAGTCATCTAAAAGCCCTAACTTTATTTGGTAAACCGTTTTACCGATTGTATTTGCAGTCCTTTTGAGAAATGCCCAAACTAAAAATGCCCAACTAATATGATTACGTTGAATACGCTGTTTCCTGCATTGACAACGTTCTATCCCAGTAAGTGTCATTGTCAATTAAAAAGGGACCAGTAAATTGCACGAAAAAGGAACCACTATATTTAAAAATTTTTATGCCATATTACCTCCAGATTTATAGTTATTAATACGATAACTTTTACCTTTTATGTTTAGTATATGAGCATGATGTACCACTCGATCAATAATTGCATGAGTTAATACTTCATCAGCAAATATTTCATTCCATTTTTCAAAATCCTTGTTTGTGGTAATAATGGTAGATTTATTTTCATATCGTTTAGCAATAATATTAAAAAAGTCTTCTACTGAATGTTTTGGCAATTGCTTAAACCCGAGCTCATCAAGAATTAATAAATCAAACGATAGGAGTAATTTAACCTTTTTGTGATAACTATTATCTGCTCTTGCAATATGTAAATTATAAAGCATATCCGATACCGTAGTAAAATATACAGAGTATTCTCGTGTTAAAGCTTTTAATGCTAGCCCAATGGCAAGATGAGTTTTCCCAGTTCCTGAATCACCTATGAATATTACATTTCCCTTAGTATTAATATAATCACAAGTTGATAAATCACTTATTACTTTGGCATCAACACTTGGTTGGAAATTAAAATCAAAGTCTTCTAAATTTTTAGTTACCGGCAATTTAGCAGCACTTTTACGGCGACGGTAATTATTATCCTTACGGTTAGATTTTTCATCTTCACATAATAGTGATAGAAATTCTTTAAATCCTAGTTTATTATTTTGAGCATAAATAATCCTTTCATTTAAACTATTGACTATACCTGATAATCTAAAGCTTCGTAGGTCATTAAATAAGTTCTGCATTATTACCTCCAAACTCTGGTAATGGTAAGTTTACTGCATTACTATTTAAAATATTCTTAATTTTAGAGTAAGAACTTATACCATAATGTAGTGCTCTATGACAGGCTTTATCTATTAAGTCATCATTGTAAACCTTACGTAAAGAAATGATACCTCGTGCACAACGTTGCCAATCATTCACTCTTGTTTGTTGTAATGATTCTAATAATAAACTGCAATTATTCCCTATCTGCTGCATTTGTTGTTGATAATGTTCACTATATTCTATAAAACCTGGGCATAGACGTTTGTATTTAGCATAATGAGACGGATTAGTGGTAAATATCCCCTTGCCCTCTGTTCTAACGTGTCTTGCTATTAAATCATTTTGTATAGAAAATATTTGAACAAGTTTTGGGGACAATTGTACCATTACCTCACTGTATATATATTTTGCTGGTACAGAGTAATAATTATTATCTATGGTAATATGACAATCTTTTGCTACTTTTCGATTATGCCAAGATGACAAATCAAAAGTTTCTAATGGTAAAGGAATCAAACTACTTCTTTCCTCTTGCTCAAACAGTTCTCTAGGTATTCTCTTAGTAGTACCATGTATTCGGCTATTGGCCTTATTTAACCAATTTGCAAGACCATTTGTTAATTCTTCATATCTATCAAATTTACGACCAGCAAAAAAATTATTTTTAACGTATTTTATTCCCGACTCAACTTTGCCTTTTTCTTGCGGTTGATACACTCGACAAGGAGAAAGTAAAATTCCATAATGATCGGCTAAGCACTTATATTCCTTCTGATATACTGGCTCATAAAAATTGGCATCTACTACTCCAGCTTTAAGATTATCAAGTTTTATTACTTTTGGACTACCAGCAAAATAATTAAATGCATTGATATGACATTGAATCCATGTTTGACAACTTTGATCAAACACTACTTCATAATAATCAAGGCGACTATAGCTTAAACGCATATTAAATACATATGCTTTAACTCTACGCCCTTTAGAATTATACTGTAAGCCTATGTCACCAAAATCTACTTGTGCTTCCTCTCCTGCTAAAGTATGAAAACGAATGCAACTGTTATCCTTAATTTTATATTTTTTGATATAACGGGTCAAAGAAGTATAACTGCTTGTATAACCTTGATTTTTTAACTCCTCAAAAATTCTTATGTAACTCAGATTTTTTTCTAATAACTCAATTATTTTTTCGTGCCAAAAATCCAAAACTGAAGATCGTTCATAGATTGCTGGGGATTCTGTACCAGCCTCTACATAGCGGTTTATTATTTTTCGTACTGTTTTGCGGTCTGTTCTTGTTAGTTTGGCAATATTCCTTTGACTATTGCCTTGTTTATAAAGGGTGATAATTGTTGTATACATATTTATTCTTATCATTGTATCACTAGATATTTACTTGCTTAATTATCTAGTGAATATTGCACATTAACCTTATTAGGTCACACCAACTTCTCTGGTCCCTTTTTCGTGCA carries:
- the der gene encoding ribosome biogenesis GTPase Der, whose amino-acid sequence is MAKKIIALVGRPNVGKSTLFNRLSMRKKAIVHNLPGVTRDRKYTDGRIGSFEFLLIDTPGLEENPDSFGKRLMEQTTKAINEADLICFMVDGRSGILPDDKLLSDFVRKYNKPAVLVINKCEKAFDFDKEYYKLGFDSMVAISAEHGTGMIDLYDEIIAKLPEENSEEAEINDPVKGDCLQIVVSGRPNAGKSTFINALINDERLLTGPEAGITRESIEIDWQYKGNHVKLIDTAGLRKKAAITESLEKLSASDAINSIKFANTVILMIDALSPLKQQDLNIASHVANEGRSIIIVVNKWDLVKESEKEAFKEEFYYQINIHLPQIKGVPALFISAKNKQNIADVLDSCIKIYKTWNKKITTSKLNEWLNFTTEAHPLPLQKGGKRVRVKYMTQTKTRPPTFKLFSNNPEKITDSYTRYLVNNMREAFDMPGVPIRFIYVKTKNPYTR
- a CDS encoding IS30 family transposase; amino-acid sequence: MNIGALVDKKSQKIILVLNNSKRATTVTNGFLRKIKTLPNSVRKTITMDNGKEFVGHVAYRLSGFQTFFCDPYRPRQKALVEKMNSMIHRILPKNTDITTVTQRGLDNVAEILNNMPRKIFGYKTPNEIWAENL
- the istB gene encoding IS21-like element helper ATPase IstB, translated to MQNLFNDLRSFRLSGIVNSLNERIIYAQNNKLGFKEFLSLLCEDEKSNRKDNNYRRRKSAAKLPVTKNLEDFDFNFQPSVDAKVISDLSTCDYINTKGNVIFIGDSGTGKTHLAIGLALKALTREYSVYFTTVSDMLYNLHIARADNSYHKKVKLLLSFDLLILDELGFKQLPKHSVEDFFNIIAKRYENKSTIITTNKDFEKWNEIFADEVLTHAIIDRVVHHAHILNIKGKSYRINNYKSGGNMA
- the istA gene encoding IS21 family transposase: MYTTIITLYKQGNSQRNIAKLTRTDRKTVRKIINRYVEAGTESPAIYERSSVLDFWHEKIIELLEKNLSYIRIFEELKNQGYTSSYTSLTRYIKKYKIKDNSCIRFHTLAGEEAQVDFGDIGLQYNSKGRRVKAYVFNMRLSYSRLDYYEVVFDQSCQTWIQCHINAFNYFAGSPKVIKLDNLKAGVVDANFYEPVYQKEYKCLADHYGILLSPCRVYQPQEKGKVESGIKYVKNNFFAGRKFDRYEELTNGLANWLNKANSRIHGTTKRIPRELFEQEERSSLIPLPLETFDLSSWHNRKVAKDCHITIDNNYYSVPAKYIYSEVMVQLSPKLVQIFSIQNDLIARHVRTEGKGIFTTNPSHYAKYKRLCPGFIEYSEHYQQQMQQIGNNCSLLLESLQQTRVNDWQRCARGIISLRKVYNDDLIDKACHRALHYGISSYSKIKNILNSNAVNLPLPEFGGNNAELI